A genome region from Tolypothrix sp. PCC 7712 includes the following:
- a CDS encoding hydrogenase small subunit produces MSFLNAEEPTVCDLIADFGIKLLWHPSLGVELGDNLQQLLQDCISGKIPLDILVFEGSVVNAPNGTGEWNRFADRPMKDWLSDLAQTASFIVAVGDCATWGGIPAMSPNPSESQGLQFLKREPGGFFGTDFRTKSGLPVINIPGCPAHPDWISQILVAIATGRLGDITLDELNRPQTFFKSYTQIGCTRNVHFAYKASTVEFGQRKGCLFYDLGCRGPMTHSSCNRILWNRVSSKTRAGMPCLGCTEPEFPFYDLKPGTVFKTQTVMGVPKELPPGVKAKDYALLTMVAKDIAPPWAEEDIFTI; encoded by the coding sequence ATGTCCTTTCTCAACGCTGAAGAACCGACAGTATGCGATTTAATAGCGGACTTTGGCATTAAACTACTTTGGCATCCCTCCTTGGGTGTGGAACTAGGCGATAATTTACAACAACTACTCCAAGATTGCATTTCCGGGAAAATTCCCCTAGATATCTTGGTATTTGAGGGTAGTGTTGTGAATGCCCCCAATGGTACAGGTGAATGGAACCGCTTTGCCGATCGCCCCATGAAAGATTGGTTAAGTGACCTCGCCCAAACTGCTAGTTTTATTGTGGCTGTAGGAGACTGTGCTACCTGGGGAGGTATACCAGCTATGTCACCCAATCCTAGCGAATCCCAAGGTTTGCAATTCCTCAAGCGTGAACCCGGTGGTTTTTTCGGCACAGACTTCCGCACCAAATCCGGCTTACCCGTGATTAACATTCCCGGATGTCCCGCCCATCCTGATTGGATTAGTCAAATTTTAGTGGCGATCGCCACCGGACGTTTAGGCGATATTACCTTAGACGAACTCAATCGTCCGCAAACCTTCTTTAAAAGCTACACCCAAATCGGATGTACGCGTAACGTCCACTTTGCCTATAAAGCATCCACTGTGGAATTTGGTCAACGCAAAGGATGCCTATTCTACGATTTAGGTTGTCGTGGACCCATGACCCATTCTTCCTGCAACCGTATTTTGTGGAATCGGGTCTCTTCCAAAACCCGTGCTGGTATGCCTTGTTTAGGATGTACCGAACCAGAATTCCCCTTCTACGACCTTAAACCAGGAACCGTATTTAAAACCCAAACTGTCATGGGAGTTCCCAAAGAACTACCACCAGGAGTCAAAGCAAAAGACTACGCCTTACTGACAATGGTAGCCAAAGACATCGCACCACCTTGGGCAGAAGAAGATATTTTCACAATTTAG